Below is a window of Hydrogenimonas sp. DNA.
CGACACTCCTCATGAACAGGGAGGTCTCTTCCAGCAGAGGGGTCTCTATATATTCGTAACCGTAGCGTTTCGCGACGGCTGAAGCTCTCTCCACAATATATATGAAGCGCTCACTCTCGGGGCCCATAATATCTTTCATTCCGCGAAGTGCTTGAATCATGCCTGGCAATCCTTGATATATCTGTATAGTTTTTGTGTGATCTCATCCACCGGTTCGGAAGCGTCGATCAGGATGTGGTCGATCTGCAGCAGATCCACCAGCTCATACATCGTCTTTTGCACATGCAGCAGGTAGTCGATTCCCCTGATCTCTATCTTGTCGCTGCTCTTTCGGCCCAGCCTCTCTTTCAGCGTATCCGCATCTGTCTGAAACAGCGCTATGTGTTCAGGAAAGAGATTGCCCGTGGCGAAACGGTTGAGCTGTAAGAGCGTATCTATCTCGATACCGTCATGCACATGGGCGTAAGCTATGCCGGAGATG
It encodes the following:
- a CDS encoding thymidylate kinase, which translates into the protein MYIAFEGVDTVGKSTQIERLCRKFPDALATKEPGGTELGEKIRSILLEEGELLARSEILLFLADRAEHTERVVRPNLERLILSDRSFISGIAYAHVHDGIEIDTLLQLNRFATGNLFPEHIALFQTDADTLKERLGRKSSDKIEIRGIDYLLHVQKTMYELVDLLQIDHILIDASEPVDEITQKLYRYIKDCQA